In Rhizobium sp. BG4, the genomic stretch CGAGAAGCGGGCCGCTAGGTCTTCCACCAGCACGCGGCCCTCTGACTTTGCGATGTCGAGGATCTCGGTCTGCCGTCCGGACAGAAACATGCTGCGCCTCCCTTTCTTTCGTTTCTTGCGATCATATGTTAAAGCGAAAATTGCGCAATCGGCGACTGCCAGCCGGAGTGGGGAGGGCCTCAGCGTGTTTCATCCAAAGCTTTTCGAAAACCGCAATGTCGTCGTCACGGGGGCCGGGCGCGGCATTGGCCTCGAGGTCGCACGCCAGTTTCTCGATTGCGGCGCACGCGTCGCCGTTCATACCGGCCGCAGCAAGAGCCGCGACCTTCCGGACTTCCTGCTGACGGCCGAAGCCGACCGCCGCGCCGTGCTGATTTCAGGCGATTTCAGCGAGCCGGGCGGCACCGCCACTTTCGCCTGGAAGGTGCTGGATGCCTTCGGCACCATTCATGTGCTGGTCAATAACGCCGGGACGATGGTCGGCCGGTTTCCGGCGGGTGAGCTGACGGATCAGGATTATGAGGTGGTTACCCGGCTCAACCAGACCTCCGTCGTCGAGGTGACGCGCGCGCTGCTGCCGGCGTTGCGGGCCGCCAAGGGTGCGGCGATCGTCAACACCGTATCGATATCGGCGCTGACCGGCGGAAGCCCGGGATCGGCGATCTATTCGGC encodes the following:
- a CDS encoding SDR family oxidoreductase — encoded protein: MFHPKLFENRNVVVTGAGRGIGLEVARQFLDCGARVAVHTGRSKSRDLPDFLLTAEADRRAVLISGDFSEPGGTATFAWKVLDAFGTIHVLVNNAGTMVGRFPAGELTDQDYEVVTRLNQTSVVEVTRALLPALRAAKGAAIVNTVSISALTGGSPGSAIYSASKAFVSTYSKALARELAPDMIRVNCVSPGTIETDFHERYSSREKLEATRKTIPLQRLGTSEDCAPAYLFLAAPSLAGYITGQVLEINGGQLIC